A section of the Deinococcus taeanensis genome encodes:
- a CDS encoding homoserine dehydrogenase, producing the protein MRTVTVGVLGCGTVGQDVLNLIRKREAIFADLGVRVQVAGVLVRDVSRPRNCPPGTPLTTDPAFLQECGVVIEAMGGVEQPMDLLRPYLKSGRPVITANKALLAERWNELRDYALDGKLYYEASVMAGTPVIGPMSTVLRASTFTRLQAVLNGTCLYIITQMEEGKEYAQALAEAQALGYAEDPPTLDVGGFDTAHKLTVLARFCADPNFPYERVQVQGIEALTLDEVQSARARGERIKLVAELERVNGEWVARVSPQSLPEDHPLCTAGASRNAMVYEGEECGTLIFAGGGAGGMVTASAMVGDLLDWVIGFPGHVPLH; encoded by the coding sequence ATGAGAACCGTGACCGTGGGCGTGCTGGGGTGTGGCACCGTGGGGCAGGACGTCCTGAATCTGATTCGGAAGCGGGAGGCGATCTTTGCGGATCTGGGGGTGCGGGTGCAGGTGGCCGGCGTCCTGGTGCGCGACGTCAGCCGTCCGCGCAACTGCCCGCCCGGCACGCCCCTGACGACCGACCCGGCTTTCCTGCAGGAATGCGGGGTGGTGATCGAGGCGATGGGCGGTGTGGAGCAGCCCATGGATCTGCTCCGGCCCTACCTGAAGTCCGGGCGGCCGGTGATCACGGCGAACAAGGCCCTGCTGGCCGAGCGGTGGAATGAACTGCGTGACTACGCCCTGGACGGCAAGCTGTACTACGAGGCGTCCGTGATGGCGGGCACACCTGTGATCGGGCCGATGAGCACGGTCCTGCGGGCCAGCACCTTCACGCGTCTGCAGGCGGTCCTGAACGGCACGTGCCTGTACATCATCACGCAGATGGAGGAGGGTAAGGAGTACGCCCAGGCGCTTGCCGAGGCGCAGGCGCTCGGGTACGCCGAGGACCCTCCCACACTGGACGTGGGGGGCTTCGACACGGCGCACAAGCTGACGGTCCTGGCCCGCTTCTGCGCGGACCCGAACTTCCCGTACGAGCGCGTGCAGGTGCAGGGCATCGAGGCCCTGACCCTGGATGAGGTGCAGTCGGCCAGGGCGCGTGGGGAGCGCATCAAACTGGTGGCGGAACTGGAACGCGTGAACGGCGAGTGGGTGGCGCGCGTGTCCCCGCAGTCGCTGCCTGAGGATCACCCGCTGTGCACTGCGGGCGCCAGCCGGAACGCAATGGTGTACGAAGGCGAGGAGTGCGGCACGCTGATCTTCGCGGGTGGCGGGGCGGGCGGCATGGTGACGGCCAGCGCCATGGTCGGCGACCTGCTGGACTGGGTGATCGGCTTTCCCGGGCACGTCCCGCTGCACTGA
- the prfA gene encoding peptide chain release factor 1, whose translation MTRLNELASEFGMVERALGDPAALADPREYARLTRRHRELLPLVTLLRERDTLEHDLRGARDLLTDPDMRELAAGEVQSLEARLKTIEAELVVLLLPTDPDDAKDVILELRAGAGGAEAGLFVTDLLRLYTRYAEQAGLRVTVLDANESDLGGASKVVAEITGEGAFRAFRWERGVHRVQRVPATESQGRIHTSTVTVAVLPEAEQGEVQLDLAEVRIDVFRSQGAGGQGVNTTDSAVRAVYRAGTPDEIVVVCQDGRSQIKNREKALQVLAARLAERERIAREARERNERAAQVGTGDRSEKIRTYNYPQNRVTDHRLEGDDKNHPLDSVMAGALAPIVAALARAQREQQLLHMDTGPEEPRNGAA comes from the coding sequence GTGACCCGCCTGAACGAACTCGCCTCGGAATTCGGCATGGTCGAGCGCGCCCTGGGCGACCCGGCCGCCCTGGCCGACCCGCGCGAGTACGCCCGCCTGACCCGCCGGCACCGCGAACTGCTGCCTCTCGTGACCCTGCTGCGCGAACGTGACACGCTGGAGCACGACCTGCGCGGCGCCCGCGACCTGCTCACCGACCCGGACATGCGCGAACTGGCCGCCGGGGAAGTGCAGAGCCTCGAAGCGCGCCTGAAAACCATCGAGGCGGAACTGGTTGTGCTGCTGCTGCCCACCGACCCGGATGACGCCAAGGACGTGATTCTCGAACTGCGCGCCGGGGCGGGCGGCGCCGAGGCCGGCCTGTTCGTCACGGACCTGCTGCGCCTCTACACCCGCTACGCCGAACAGGCCGGCCTGCGTGTAACCGTCCTGGACGCCAACGAAAGTGACCTGGGCGGCGCCAGCAAGGTCGTTGCCGAGATCACCGGCGAAGGCGCCTTCCGCGCCTTCAGATGGGAACGAGGCGTTCACCGCGTGCAGCGCGTTCCCGCCACCGAAAGCCAGGGCCGCATTCACACCAGTACCGTCACCGTCGCCGTTCTGCCCGAAGCGGAGCAGGGTGAGGTGCAGCTTGATCTGGCCGAAGTCCGCATCGACGTGTTCCGCTCGCAGGGGGCCGGCGGGCAGGGCGTGAACACCACCGACTCCGCCGTGCGCGCCGTATACCGCGCGGGCACCCCCGACGAGATCGTGGTCGTGTGCCAGGATGGACGCTCGCAGATCAAGAACCGCGAGAAGGCCCTGCAGGTTCTCGCCGCCCGCCTCGCTGAACGCGAACGCATTGCCCGGGAGGCCCGCGAACGCAACGAACGCGCCGCGCAGGTCGGCACCGGCGACCGCAGCGAGAAGATCCGCACTTACAACTATCCGCAGAACCGCGTTACCGATCACCGCCTCGAAGGGGACGACAAGAATCACCCCCTCGACAGCGTGATGGCCGGTGCCCTCGCGCCCATCGTGGCCGCCCTGGCACGCGCGCAGCGTGAGCAGCAGCTGCTGCACATGGACACCGGCCCCGAGGAGCCCCGAAATGGCGCGGCGTGA
- a CDS encoding NUDIX hydrolase translates to MARRDLLVAAGILRDRFGRVLLVGNDWQGHGRVRHTLPGGVVEPGETLPEALYREIYEETGLKLTGIKHMAYTVHIEDERRGERAIAVAFEATWDGLLNPADPDGFIVEARFCTPEEALEKIEAPPMREPLSDYLKTGEPGRFYAFKGWDGRGGLRIPALKPRS, encoded by the coding sequence ATGGCGCGGCGTGACCTGCTGGTGGCCGCCGGCATCCTGCGCGACCGTTTCGGCCGGGTCCTGCTCGTCGGCAACGACTGGCAGGGGCACGGCCGCGTGCGCCACACGCTGCCCGGCGGCGTCGTCGAACCCGGCGAGACCCTCCCCGAGGCGCTGTACCGTGAGATCTACGAGGAGACCGGACTGAAACTCACGGGCATCAAGCACATGGCGTACACCGTGCATATCGAGGACGAACGCCGCGGCGAGCGGGCCATCGCCGTGGCGTTCGAGGCCACCTGGGACGGCCTGCTCAATCCCGCCGACCCGGACGGCTTCATCGTCGAGGCCCGCTTCTGCACCCCGGAGGAAGCCCTGGAAAAAATCGAAGCGCCCCCCATGCGGGAGCCGCTCAGCGATTACCTGAAGACCGGTGAACCGGGGCGTTTCTACGCCTTCAAAGGCTGGGACGGCCGCGGCGGCCTGCGCATTCCCGCCCTGAAACCCCGGTCCTGA
- the greA gene encoding transcription elongation factor GreA, with the protein MTKDRITMTQRGYDKLLETLHFLKTTKREEISENMGRAIEDGDLRESAAYDEARMQQSENEARISELERQLERAMIIEEDATGGAGLGARVRVRDTKGKEHQFELVGTYEVDVLKGKVSDASPIGKALSGKRAGEKVTVQLPKGNAEFEILSVDYA; encoded by the coding sequence ATGACGAAAGATCGCATCACCATGACCCAGCGTGGGTATGACAAACTGCTCGAGACCCTGCATTTCCTGAAAACCACGAAGCGTGAGGAGATCTCCGAGAACATGGGCCGCGCCATCGAAGACGGCGACCTGCGTGAAAGTGCGGCGTACGACGAGGCGCGCATGCAGCAGAGCGAGAATGAGGCGCGTATCTCCGAGCTGGAGCGTCAGCTGGAACGCGCCATGATCATTGAGGAAGACGCCACGGGCGGCGCCGGCCTGGGGGCCAGGGTGCGCGTGCGGGACACCAAGGGCAAGGAGCATCAGTTTGAACTGGTGGGCACCTACGAGGTGGATGTCCTGAAAGGCAAGGTCAGCGACGCCAGCCCCATCGGGAAGGCCCTGAGCGGGAAGCGGGCCGGAGAGAAGGTGACGGTGCAGTTGCCGAAAGGCAACGCCGAGTTCGAGATCCTCAGCGTCGACTACGCCTGA
- a CDS encoding phosphohydrolase yields MGAGGDQKFRLSVEGGKVSDVAGSDTAAQAPAPAGKTRVVEFTTPRAKLIEEANQAIRADLREFPRALAAYEALRGDPEALAHWDMANYITMRKLGYNDHGRVHAFITGAAGLAITELLLEGGVRPDIMESGIGEADDVFLTVILGTMLHDIGNQIHRVGHEAHGVALALPILDRIMTPLYPDPFKRMKVRSFILGAINCHDLSPAPLTMEGGIVAVADGTDITKGRGRKAFSMGSVDIHSISALAVDQVVIERGRDKPVLISVTMNNSGGIFQVEEILAPKVIRTPMRRFVELRATTRPEGDEQILSRVRLEGDHFVMDLEGGGQVAVEVMDSQKQVQQAVTDTLGLGTDSR; encoded by the coding sequence ATGGGCGCCGGCGGGGATCAGAAGTTCCGCCTGAGCGTGGAGGGCGGGAAGGTCAGTGACGTGGCCGGCAGTGACACGGCGGCGCAGGCGCCGGCCCCAGCCGGGAAGACGCGGGTTGTGGAGTTCACCACGCCTCGCGCGAAACTGATCGAGGAGGCGAATCAGGCGATTCGCGCGGACCTGCGTGAGTTTCCGCGGGCGCTCGCGGCGTACGAGGCGTTGCGGGGCGACCCGGAAGCTCTGGCGCACTGGGACATGGCGAATTACATCACCATGCGCAAACTCGGGTACAACGATCACGGGCGCGTGCACGCGTTCATTACGGGCGCGGCGGGGCTGGCGATCACGGAGCTGCTGCTTGAGGGCGGCGTCAGGCCCGACATCATGGAGAGCGGCATCGGGGAGGCGGACGACGTCTTCCTCACGGTGATTCTGGGCACCATGCTGCATGACATCGGCAACCAGATTCACCGGGTGGGACACGAGGCGCATGGTGTGGCGCTGGCCCTGCCGATTCTGGACCGGATCATGACGCCACTGTACCCGGATCCGTTCAAGCGCATGAAGGTGCGCTCGTTCATTCTGGGTGCCATCAACTGCCACGACCTGAGCCCCGCGCCGCTGACCATGGAGGGCGGGATCGTCGCGGTCGCGGACGGCACGGACATCACGAAGGGCCGGGGCCGCAAGGCGTTCAGCATGGGCAGCGTGGACATTCATTCCATCAGTGCGCTGGCAGTGGATCAGGTGGTCATTGAGCGTGGCCGGGACAAGCCGGTGCTGATCAGTGTCACCATGAACAACTCGGGCGGGATCTTCCAGGTGGAGGAAATCCTGGCTCCGAAAGTGATCCGTACGCCCATGCGGCGTTTTGTGGAACTGCGCGCCACCACCCGCCCGGAGGGGGACGAGCAGATCCTGTCGCGCGTCCGGCTGGAGGGCGATCACTTCGTGATGGACCTGGAGGGCGGGGGGCAGGTGGCGGTGGAAGTCATGGATTCTCAAAAGCAGGTGCAGCAGGCGGTCACTGACACCCTGGGGCTTGGCACGGACAGCCGCTGA
- a CDS encoding enoyl-CoA hydratase/isomerase family protein → MTQLDEFEFNNVQIDQHGPIAILSINRPRALNALSADTLSEIAQAVNLIVEDAEVGALIITGAGDRAFVAGADISEFQDLEGVYDGRELSLAGQDVMHQIASLPIPVIAAVNGFALGGGLELALACDVRVAATTARLGLPEVTLGLIPGFGGTQRLARLIGVGRALDLMLTARQVKADEALAMGLVNYVADDALTKAREVAEQMLKNAPIAMSLVKEAVRRGLDTTLEGGLEIEADLFGMTVATKDFREGVHAFLNKRNAEFQGE, encoded by the coding sequence ATGACGCAACTGGACGAGTTCGAGTTCAACAACGTGCAGATTGATCAGCATGGCCCGATCGCCATTCTGAGCATCAACCGGCCGCGCGCGCTGAATGCCCTGAGTGCCGACACGCTCTCTGAAATCGCGCAGGCGGTGAACCTGATTGTGGAGGACGCCGAGGTGGGGGCCCTGATCATCACGGGCGCCGGTGACCGCGCGTTCGTGGCGGGTGCGGACATCAGCGAGTTTCAGGATCTGGAGGGCGTGTACGACGGCCGTGAGCTGTCCCTGGCGGGGCAGGACGTGATGCATCAGATCGCGTCGCTGCCCATTCCGGTGATTGCGGCGGTGAACGGGTTCGCGCTGGGCGGCGGCCTGGAACTGGCGCTCGCGTGTGACGTGCGCGTGGCGGCGACCACCGCCAGACTGGGCCTGCCGGAAGTGACGCTGGGCCTGATTCCAGGCTTTGGGGGGACGCAGCGCCTGGCCCGCCTGATCGGCGTGGGGCGCGCCCTGGACCTGATGCTCACGGCGCGGCAGGTGAAGGCGGACGAGGCGCTGGCGATGGGCCTCGTGAACTACGTCGCGGATGACGCGCTCACCAAGGCGCGGGAGGTGGCCGAGCAGATGCTGAAGAACGCGCCGATTGCCATGTCCCTCGTGAAGGAGGCGGTGAGGCGTGGCCTGGACACCACTCTGGAAGGCGGGTTGGAGATTGAGGCGGACCTGTTCGGCATGACGGTGGCCACGAAGGATTTCCGTGAGGGGGTGCACGCCTTCCTGAACAAGCGCAACGCGGAGTTCCAGGGTGAATGA
- a CDS encoding purine-nucleoside phosphorylase translates to MSQIHVRAQPGDVAPYVLLPGDPNRARHIAATYLDGAQEYTSHRQLLGFTGTYKGVPVSVQTTGMGCPSAAIVAEELARLGARTLIRVGTLGGATPRVAPGDLVIATAAVPNDGTTRQMLAGAPYAPAANFDVVEASVHAARAQRAPHHVGLVMTEDAFYASTPEHARLWAARGVLGFEMEASAIFLVAAQRGLRAGCLTACSNDIGDPQLVPDDVLAAGVDRMVRVALEAIATLAARDGQPA, encoded by the coding sequence ATGAGTCAGATTCATGTCCGCGCTCAGCCGGGGGATGTGGCCCCTTACGTTCTCCTGCCCGGCGACCCCAACCGTGCCCGGCACATCGCGGCGACCTACCTGGACGGAGCGCAGGAGTACACCAGTCACCGGCAGCTGCTGGGCTTCACTGGAACCTACAAGGGCGTACCGGTCAGTGTGCAGACGACCGGCATGGGCTGCCCCAGCGCCGCGATCGTGGCGGAGGAGCTGGCGCGGCTGGGCGCGCGGACCCTGATCCGGGTGGGCACGCTGGGCGGCGCGACACCCCGGGTCGCGCCGGGGGATCTGGTGATCGCCACGGCCGCCGTGCCGAACGACGGCACAACCCGGCAGATGCTGGCGGGGGCGCCGTACGCACCCGCAGCGAACTTCGACGTGGTCGAGGCCAGTGTGCACGCGGCGCGTGCACAGCGGGCGCCCCACCACGTGGGTCTCGTGATGACCGAGGACGCCTTCTATGCCAGCACTCCGGAGCACGCGCGCCTGTGGGCGGCGCGGGGCGTGCTGGGGTTTGAGATGGAAGCCAGCGCGATCTTCCTGGTGGCGGCGCAGCGCGGTCTCCGTGCCGGTTGCCTGACGGCCTGCAGCAACGATATTGGTGACCCGCAGCTCGTCCCGGATGACGTGCTGGCGGCCGGGGTGGACCGCATGGTGCGGGTGGCGCTGGAGGCCATTGCCACCCTGGCGGCAAGGGACGGACAGCCAGCGTGA
- a CDS encoding outer membrane protein — protein MHKSLIIASTLALSLGAASAQTTPATTTPAPAQVALSDVPAGHWAKDAVDRIVQCGLIQGFPDGTFRGNENLTRYQAALIFFRALQTGALSNCGLSQQDMTVVANGMQEVSTELAAIATRVTDLEKLSAEQQARIDALEARISSMSTGAATADTAALTARIDALEAAIRNIPAGPQGPAGPAGPAGPQGPAGPAGPAGTSASATVTTPVTTPTASTTVVIGDTTPVDVAPARNLYAGVGVGVKSAGAGAECLNTFDQNKPAVNYCYTGSVMVGTNNLIGPVGARVAAEYQPGYNGVSVDANATYNLNTGSRLTPYVGAGLGLTSSQSRANVNQNASDIYVNGIVGLDYRLTDSISAFVEGNGRYYLSNNGNGTGLADSAADQGGFNGGVKVGVKFYF, from the coding sequence ATGCACAAATCACTGATCATCGCGTCCACCCTGGCCCTCAGCCTCGGCGCTGCCAGCGCCCAGACCACCCCTGCGACCACCACCCCCGCCCCCGCCCAGGTTGCGCTGAGCGACGTGCCGGCCGGTCACTGGGCCAAGGACGCCGTTGACCGCATCGTTCAGTGCGGTCTGATCCAGGGCTTTCCCGACGGGACCTTCCGCGGCAACGAGAACCTTACCCGTTACCAGGCGGCACTGATCTTCTTCCGTGCCCTTCAGACCGGCGCCCTCAGCAACTGCGGGCTCAGCCAGCAGGACATGACGGTCGTCGCCAACGGCATGCAGGAAGTCAGCACCGAGCTGGCCGCCATCGCCACCCGCGTGACCGACCTGGAGAAACTCTCCGCCGAGCAGCAGGCCCGCATTGACGCCCTCGAAGCCCGTATCAGCAGCATGAGCACCGGCGCCGCCACAGCGGACACCGCTGCACTGACCGCCCGCATCGATGCCCTTGAAGCAGCGATCCGTAACATTCCCGCCGGTCCCCAGGGCCCTGCCGGTCCCGCTGGCCCCGCCGGTCCTCAGGGCCCTGCCGGTCCCGCCGGCCCGGCTGGCACGAGCGCCAGCGCCACCGTGACCACCCCGGTCACCACCCCCACGGCCAGCACCACCGTCGTGATCGGTGACACCACCCCTGTCGACGTGGCTCCCGCGCGCAACCTCTACGCTGGCGTGGGCGTCGGTGTGAAATCCGCCGGTGCCGGCGCCGAGTGCCTGAACACCTTCGACCAGAACAAACCGGCAGTGAACTACTGCTACACCGGCAGTGTCATGGTGGGAACCAACAACCTGATCGGTCCGGTTGGTGCGCGTGTGGCCGCTGAGTACCAGCCCGGCTACAACGGCGTAAGCGTGGACGCCAACGCAACCTACAACCTGAACACCGGCAGCCGCCTGACCCCTTACGTGGGCGCCGGTCTGGGCCTGACCAGCAGCCAGAGTCGCGCCAACGTCAACCAGAACGCCTCTGACATCTACGTTAACGGCATCGTCGGCCTCGACTACCGACTGACCGACAGTATCTCCGCCTTCGTTGAAGGCAACGGCCGCTACTACCTGAGCAACAACGGGAACGGCACCGGCCTGGCAGATAGCGCTGCCGATCAGGGCGGGTTCAACGGTGGCGTGAAAGTCGGCGTCAAGTTCTACTTCTAA
- a CDS encoding single-stranded-DNA-specific exonuclease RecJ has product MQEWRVSPPLAQVLSGRHLTPALLNPALVLTPNPALREAARRIVQAVRAGKRIRIHGDYDADGVSATAVLVLGLRGVGAEVHGFIPHRLNEGYGLHPDKVEEHAGACELLVTVDCGVTNLQEIADLIRRGVEVIVTDHHAPGADFPSALVVHPHLTDAFSHDLHNLTGAGVAYHLLWAVHEELGLPEPRAYTALATLGTVADVAPLIGENRALVRAGLQELERTTLPGLRALLDAGRVRRPTARDVAFILAPRINAAGRLGEADVALELLTTSSAHEASRLAEYLEIRNQERRKLQDDMFQHALTLADPRDPALVVTHPDWHAGVMGIVASKLVETYHRPVFIVAQGKGSVRSMPGISAVEGLRFSHDLLKRYGGHPGAAGFAIEPTRFGAFRDRIHAYVRQFPVPVPQVRLDAPLPALGASLDLLHETAAFEPFGEGHALPVWHLRDTLGETRLVGKKGTTLQFKVAGVRGVKFDEPDAAGGERDLAAQLVSSEWRGQTRLEFHGQALRFPAPVGLDAPVPAHATPRLNPKAAMEHLRAGASAYAEGTVAAYLRDNVPGLTLVQAGDMHPGGELILYALPAEADLCRWVQAGRVAFAFGPKTLAELEGSLTRHHLSAPPPNPLLGTADPGLEAAADAYRRWQWAHHWRTLDDDGWSASVHAMLGLDTPAEQPERELLSAD; this is encoded by the coding sequence ATGCAGGAGTGGCGGGTTTCTCCGCCGCTCGCGCAGGTGCTCAGCGGCCGGCATCTGACCCCGGCGCTATTGAATCCCGCGCTGGTCCTCACGCCCAATCCGGCGCTACGGGAAGCGGCCCGGCGGATCGTGCAGGCGGTGCGTGCCGGAAAGCGCATCCGGATCCATGGCGATTACGACGCTGACGGCGTGAGTGCGACCGCGGTCCTCGTTCTTGGCCTGCGCGGTGTGGGGGCCGAGGTGCACGGCTTCATTCCGCACCGCCTGAACGAGGGCTACGGCCTGCACCCCGACAAGGTGGAGGAGCACGCCGGCGCCTGTGAACTGCTCGTCACGGTGGACTGCGGGGTGACGAACCTGCAGGAGATCGCGGACCTGATCAGGCGAGGCGTGGAGGTGATCGTTACGGATCACCATGCGCCGGGCGCGGATTTCCCGTCAGCACTGGTGGTTCACCCCCACCTGACCGACGCGTTCAGTCACGACCTGCACAACCTGACCGGCGCGGGCGTCGCCTACCACCTGCTCTGGGCGGTTCATGAGGAGTTGGGCTTGCCGGAGCCGCGCGCCTACACGGCCCTGGCGACCCTGGGGACGGTGGCCGACGTCGCGCCTCTGATTGGAGAGAACCGCGCCCTGGTGCGGGCAGGGCTGCAGGAACTGGAGCGGACGACCCTCCCGGGGCTGCGCGCGCTGCTGGATGCCGGACGCGTCCGGCGGCCCACGGCGCGCGACGTGGCGTTTATCCTGGCGCCCCGCATCAATGCGGCGGGGCGTCTCGGGGAGGCGGACGTAGCTCTGGAGCTGCTGACAACCAGTAGCGCGCATGAGGCCAGTCGCCTCGCGGAGTACCTGGAGATCCGCAACCAGGAGCGGCGCAAACTGCAGGATGACATGTTTCAGCATGCGCTGACCCTGGCCGATCCACGTGATCCGGCGCTGGTGGTGACACACCCGGACTGGCATGCGGGCGTCATGGGGATCGTGGCGAGCAAACTCGTTGAGACGTACCACCGCCCGGTGTTCATCGTTGCGCAGGGCAAGGGGTCGGTGAGGTCCATGCCGGGCATCAGCGCCGTGGAAGGGCTGCGGTTCAGTCATGACCTCCTCAAGCGCTACGGGGGACACCCGGGCGCGGCTGGATTCGCCATTGAGCCCACGCGGTTCGGTGCGTTCCGGGACCGCATTCACGCGTACGTCCGTCAGTTTCCGGTGCCGGTGCCGCAGGTTCGTCTGGACGCGCCCCTGCCTGCCCTGGGGGCCAGCCTGGATCTGCTGCATGAAACGGCCGCGTTTGAACCGTTTGGTGAGGGTCACGCCCTGCCGGTCTGGCACCTGCGGGACACCCTGGGTGAAACGCGTCTGGTGGGCAAGAAGGGCACCACGCTTCAATTCAAGGTTGCGGGCGTGCGCGGCGTGAAGTTCGACGAGCCTGACGCGGCCGGCGGCGAGCGGGACCTGGCCGCGCAGCTGGTCAGCAGCGAGTGGCGCGGCCAGACCCGCCTGGAGTTTCACGGTCAGGCGCTGCGTTTTCCGGCGCCGGTCGGCCTGGACGCGCCTGTGCCCGCGCACGCCACGCCCCGGTTGAATCCGAAAGCTGCCATGGAGCATCTGCGTGCCGGCGCGAGCGCCTACGCCGAGGGAACGGTCGCGGCTTACCTGCGGGACAACGTGCCGGGTCTGACGCTGGTGCAGGCCGGTGACATGCACCCGGGTGGGGAACTTATCCTGTACGCCCTGCCCGCCGAGGCGGACCTGTGCCGGTGGGTCCAGGCGGGCCGGGTGGCGTTCGCGTTTGGACCGAAAACGCTTGCAGAGCTGGAAGGCAGCCTGACCCGGCATCACCTCAGTGCCCCGCCCCCCAATCCGCTGCTCGGAACGGCGGACCCCGGCCTGGAGGCAGCAGCGGACGCCTACCGCCGCTGGCAGTGGGCCCATCACTGGCGCACCCTGGATGACGACGGCTGGAGTGCCAGCGTGCACGCCATGCTGGGCCTGGATACACCGGCCGAACAGCCGGAACGCGAACTGCTGAGCGCCGACTGA